A window of the Miscanthus floridulus cultivar M001 chromosome 14, ASM1932011v1, whole genome shotgun sequence genome harbors these coding sequences:
- the LOC136503303 gene encoding uncharacterized protein yields the protein MQVVSAALVVEREEEGHAPIVQRPIYFISEVLFDSKTRYPQIQKILYAVLIAKRKLCHYSKSHPVTVVMSFPLGEVIQTQDAIGRITKWALKLMGQGISYAPRMAIKSKALADFIAKWNKVQMPPPAIDQEYWTMYFDGSLMKRGASTGLVFVAPLGICMKYVVCLHFLASNNVAEYEALINVLSIAIELGIRWLDVRGNS from the coding sequence atgcaagtggttagcgccgccctggtggtagagcgggaggaagagggacatgcccCCATAGTGCAGCGCCCcatatacttcattagcgaggtcttgttcgactccaagactcgctacccacAAATCCAGAAGATCTTGTATGCCGTCCtgatcgccaagaggaagctgtgtcactactccaagtcacacccggtgacggtcgtgatgtccttccctctcggtgaaGTAATCCAAACCCAGGACGCCATAGGGAGAAtcaccaagtgggcactcaagctgatgggtcagggcatttcatatgcccctcggatggccatcaagtccaaAGCACTAGCCGATTTCATTGCAAAATGGaacaaggtccaaatgccaccaccagccatcgaccaagagtactggacgatgtactttgatgggtcactaaTGAAGAGAGGTGCCAGCACGGGGCTGGTCTTCGTTGCGCCCCTTGGGATATGCATGAAGTACGTGGTCTGCCTCCATTTCcttgcctccaacaatgtggccgaatacgaggcgcTCATCAACGTCCTAAGCattgccattgagttgggcatccgatggcttGACGTCCGAGGCAACTCATAG